The window TCTATACTGTTTTAAATTGTCGAAGAACTGTCTGTCGTCTTTTAGAAGGTTGCCCTTCGTTTTGGCGACTTAACTAATATACCACGGTAGTGGATATCTTGTCAACGGTTTTTTTAAAAGTTTTTAAGATTTCTTAAATCCTTTTAATAATCACCCGGGTTACTTCAAGAAGTGCCCGCCGCCGTTTTAACGACAAGGAATACTATACCACGAGGTAAGAAGCTTTGTCAAAGGTTTTTTTAATTTTTCTTCGGACCCCTTCTTATCCCAGTGTTTCCAACCCTCGTAATCATTGATGGAAATAGAGGAAAGAAGATTAAATCCGGGGCGACCCCCTCGCTCTTCTTCAAATTCCGCTTAACTCCCCTTACTTCTGTGTAACAAACCGCTTAAAATTCCACAAAAAAACCTGCTACTTCCCCAGTGACCAAGGGCTTTTGCAGGTTTTTCCTTGAAACTCATTCAGTTTTCATCGGAGTTCAGTACTTTTACCATACCGATTCAATTAACCTTTTACCCAAGAGGGTGCCTCTTGGCCCTTCTCTTCTTATAGCTCTAGATAGTTGGCAATATTCGCCTTAGGATCGATTTTCCCTTTGATCTTTGTGGTTTTCGCACTTAATAGGGTACTTATTCCCGGTCCATGTCCTGTTTTTACGCAATCGCTATGAATTACCACACCTATGGATACCGCTCCCTTTAAATACTCTCTGCCGTAGGTGTTATCGCTATCCTCCAATAGTACGAGATCTCCGAAACGAAGATCCTCCAGGTCATATTCTTTTAAGGCTTCTTTATCCCCAGTGGTGATATCATAATCGCCACTGGCGGCTGTGGGGCTGCCGATCCCGGAACCCATTAAAAATGCGGGCACTCTTTTTGCCACGGGAACTTCCAACATCCCGTCCTTTTCTTCAATTCCTAATTTCTCCAACAAGTTCGGATCCAAATTCATCACAAATACCTCTTCATAGCCTTGGATTTGAAGGCCCTGACCATAGCTTCTGATAAGAATTTTATCTTCGATCCCCATTTTCTCGAGATCCTCCTGATCGAAATGAATCAACACATGGTCAATCCCCCCATGGGAACCGGTCACAACACCCTTTGCTCCTTTGGCTTCACCGGACATCACCCGGGCTTCGTTTCCTATACAGGACAGTAGGTTTAAGG is drawn from Isachenkonia alkalipeptolytica and contains these coding sequences:
- a CDS encoding DUF4438 domain-containing protein, producing MKTNKKQLVMQSVQGKISHPLAGNPYKLDRNGNSTVLPATGGINYNVKVGDVCMGLQGDHVEPGVSVKNSERVENTALNLLSCIGNEARVMSGEAKGAKGVVTGSHGGIDHVLIHFDQEDLEKMGIEDKILIRSYGQGLQIQGYEEVFVMNLDPNLLEKLGIEEKDGMLEVPVAKRVPAFLMGSGIGSPTAASGDYDITTGDKEALKEYDLEDLRFGDLVLLEDSDNTYGREYLKGAVSIGVVIHSDCVKTGHGPGISTLLSAKTTKIKGKIDPKANIANYLEL